In the Tindallia magadiensis genome, GTGATTGCAATGGATTTTTCGCCCGCATCCAGTAAATTACTCAACTGTGTACAGGAGCTGGTTGATAACGGGTTAGAAGAAGTAGTGCTGGTGCATGTGATCGACTTGAGAATAGGAGAAGATCGGTCTATTGTCTCTATTCAAAAGGAAACAGAAGAAAAACTTCAAGCCGTAGCTGAGGAACTAAAAAAGAAAAACATAACAGCGAAAATTAGTGTGTTAGGTGGATTTGCTGCTTCTGAAATTGCTCATATTGCTGAGAAAGAAGAAGCATCGATGATTTTAATAGGCTCTATTGGGAAAAGTATATTGAGGGAAATATTCTTGGGAAGCACTACCTTTGATCTCATTCGCATGACGACGACTCCTGTTTTAATAGAAAAGTATCGAAAAGACGAAGATGAAGAATTGCAAAATATTTGTATTAGCAAGTTTCAAAAAATTGTGGTGCCTGTGGATTTCTCGAAATGTTCGCAATTAGTACTGGACGAGATAAAAGAAATGAAATCTGGAATAGATGAGATGATTTTGATGTCTGTGGCGGAACATGGCGAAACCAGAGAGGAAGTTGAGCGAATTTTAGAAGATTATCGTACAAGGCTTGAAGAAATTGCCGAAGAATTTCGATCTTTAGGGATAACTGTAAAGATAAAAGTAGATGTAGGACTGCCTTCGAAACTGATTACTACTACAGCTGAACAGGAAAATGCAACACTAGTAGTAATGGCTACTAGAGGTGCTGGACTGTTGAAATCATTATTGCTTGGAAGTACCTCAGATGCGGTGTCTAGGCATTCTAAAAGGCCAGTGCTTTTAATTCCCTGTGGCAAATAATGAAAAGGCAATAGGCATAAATAACTAAAAAATAACCAAAAACTGATGAAAAAACCTAATTTTTGTTTGACAAGACTGTCGAGGGAATGTATAATAGTTTATTAAATCAATTGACAAGCGCTTTCACTTATGGTAAACTGGTTTAAGGAATAGGTGAAAGAGGTGATGATTTGGCTGACCGAAATACGCTGGGCGAAATCAAGAAGACCATTGAAGGGTATCTGGGAAAAAGAGTCACACTTAAAGCGAACAAAGGAAGAAAACGGATTGTCGTTCGAGAAGGAATCTTAGAAGATACGTATCCAAGTATCTTCATTGTCAAGGTATTTGGTGACTTTGACACAGACAGGAAAGTTTCTTACAGTTACTGTGATATTCTGACAGAAACCGTAGAAATCACCATTTGCGAAAATAACAGACCTATCAAAGTCAGCTAAAGTCGTCTTCGGACGACTTTTTGACTGTTAATAAAAATGCATCATAAAGAATAAACAATAAACAAAATGAATGATTACGCAAACATCTTCGGTATAGCTGTTAGAAGTTAAAAGGACTATTCCTACAATAGAAAAGTAACTAGTCATAGGGTTTGCTCTCCTGTAATGAAAGATCACAGGAGAGCAAACTTTATTTTTTTGAATAAAAAGCTTGCATAAAAATACTATAGAATGTATAATTATAAAAAATGTGTTGAGGTGATAAAAATGAAAAAACAATTTTGGACGCATAAAGGCGGTTCCTTAGCGGCTGATAGCGATAATAGATTACTAGAGGTGCTGCAGAAAGCAAAGTTATGGAAGGGAAAAAGCCTTTTAACACTAAAAAATCATACACCGGAAGAAATAAAAAGCTTACTAAATCTGGCTATTGAGTTGAAAAAACAACGACAACTGGGGCGGCATAATGACCTACTTAAAGGGAAAAACATTGTGCTGCTTTTTGAAAAAACTTCAACACGCACCCGTTGTGCTTTTGAAGTAGCTATGATGCAAGAGGGAGGCAATGCTACTTTTCTGGACATGAAGGATTCTCAGATGGGAAAAAAAGAATCTGTGGAAGATACAGCAAAAGTATTAGGACGTTATTATGAGGGAATAGAATTTCGTGGCTACCATCAGGAAACGGTGGAAATGCTAGCAAAACATGCGGGTGTTCCTGTATGGAATGGTTTAACGGACGAATATCATCCTACTCAAATACTGGCGGACTGGATGACGATCATGGAAAAGCTGGATAAACCCTTAGAGGAAGTAACCTTTGCCTATGTGGGTGATGCTCGTAACAATATGGCAAATTCTCTTATGATAGGAGCCGCTAAGATGGGAATGAACTTCAGAGCCGTATCACCAGCCAGTCTTGCACCGGATAAAACCCTAATGCAAGAAATGCAAGAGGTGGCAATGGAAACGGGAGCTAAGATTCAGTGGTTCGAAAACCCGATCGAAGGAGTAAAGGGGGCCGATGTTATCTATACGGATGTATGGGTTTCGATGGGAGAAGAAGATCAGTTTGAAGAGCGGATTAAACGATTAATGCCTTATCAGGTAAATGAGTTTCTGATGAGTAAAACAGGTAATCCGGATACCATTTTTATGCACTGCTTACCGGCTTTTCATGATACGGAAACCATTATTGGTAAAGAAGTATATGATCAACATGGCATATCGGAATTAGAAGTAACAGATGCGGTTTTTAGAAGTGAACAGTCTGTCGTATTTGATGAAGCAGAAAATCGAATGCATACCATTAAAGCAATGTTAGTAGCAACAATGGGATCCTCTGGTCATTTTTAATCAACCGAGTTTAATCAGCCAAGGATTAAAGGAGCGTTGTTATGAAAGGAACACTTTTATTTGAAGATGGATCCATTTATAGAGGGAAAGGGTTTGGACGAAGTGGAACGGCTGTTGGAGAGATGGTCTTTAATACGTCTATCACCGGGTATCAGGAAATTTTGACAGACCCTTCCTATGCTGGTCAAATTGTTACAATGACATACCCTTTGATAGGAAATTACGGAGTGTCTTTAAGAGAGTCTGAATCCGAAGGAATTTATGCTAGAGGAATGGTTGTGAAATCAATTTCTCGACATCCATCTCATTATTCCAGTGAATCAACCTTGGAGCATATGATGCAGCAACTAGGGCTACCAGGTATAGCGGAGGTAGATACCAGAAGCATTACAAAGCGAATCAGAGAAGTGGGAGCTATCAAAGCGGTGATATCGAATGAGGAGGTTTCTGAAGATACATTAAGACAGCTGTTAGAAGGAACCATATTGGAAGAAGACTGGATGAAGAAGGTTGGTGTTTCTAAGCCAAAGCATATTCTAGGAGAGGGCTGTCGGGTAGCGGTGCTCGATCTTGGAGTAAAGGCAAATATCTTGGAAGCTTTAAGAATAAGAGGTTGTGATATCATGCTTTTTCCTTATGATACCTCCTTTAATGAGATGAAATCCTATGAACTGGATGGCCTATTAATTAGTAATGGGCCTGGAAATCCAGCAGAAGCGGTGAAGGGAATTGAGCTTATTCAGCAATGGCTAGAAGAACGGCCTATTTTTGGCATTTGCATGGGACATCAGCTTCTTGCACACGCCGTTGGTGGGCATACTTTTAAGATGAAGTATGGACATCGTGGTGGCAATCATGGCGTATATGACCACCTTAAAAAGAAGGCGTATATTACTTCTCAAAATCATGGCTACGTGGTTGATACGGAAAGCGTCATAAAAAAAGGCATGGTGATTACGCATACCAATCTTAATGATGATAGCCTTGAAGGGATGCAACATGAATTTTTACCTGTTTTTTCAGTACAGTTTCATCCGGAAGGATCCCCTGGTCCTCAAGATACGGATTATCTTTTTGACCGATTTATTGAAAATATGAAGGAGCGAAAGAAATGCCTTTAAATAAAGAACTGAAAAAAATAATGATATTGGGATCAGGGCCAATTATGATAGGGCAAGCAGCTGAATTTGATTATTCGGGAACACAGGCATGTAAAGCTATTAAGGAAGAGGGCATAGAAACGGTTTTGGTCAACAGTAATCCTGCGACCATTATGACAGATGTTGATTTAGCGGATAAAGTATATTTAGAGCCTATGACGAAGGAGAGTATTCTTCAGATACTTAAAAAAGAAACGCCAGATGGCATTTTGGCTGGTTTTGGTGGTCAGACGGCATTAAATATTGCGATGGAACTTCAAAATGATGGAATTTTGCAGTCTATGGGAGTAAAGCTCTTAGGTGTAGAAAGCGAAACGATCAAAAAAGCAGAAGATCGGGAAGCGTTTAAGCAATTATTAGAAGAAATTGATGAACCGATGGCGTTAAGTATTATTGCTACAGGGTTGGACGAATGTAAAGCATTTATAAAGGAAGCGGGGTATCCGGTGATTATTCGCCCAGCCTATACCTTGGGAGGATATGGTGGAGGAATTGCCACTGACGACGAATCTTTGATAGAAATAGCTGAAAGAGGGATGAAGGCCAGTCCTATCGGACAGATACTTTTAGAACAAAGTGTAGCAGGCTGGAAAGAAATAGAGTATGAAGTGATAAGGGATCATCAAGATAATTGCATGATTGTATGTAATATGGAAAACATGGATCCTGTGGGGGTTCATACGGGAGATAGTATTGTAATAGCTCCTTCGCAGACGTTGAGAGATCGAGAATATCAAATGCTTCGAAAGGCTTCCATAAAAATTATTCGCAGTCTTAAAGTTTCTGGAGGATGCAATATTCAGTTTGCTGTGAATCCAAATAGTTGTGAATATGTGGTCATTGAAGTAAACCCAAGGGTTAGCAGATCCAGTGCGTTGGCTTCAAAAGCTGTAGGGTATCCAATAGCAAAAATTGCTGCGAAAATTGCGGTGGGTTATCACCTGAACGAACTTAAAAATGCGGTTACAAAAAAATCCAGTGCGTTTTTCGAACCAGTTTTAGATTATGTGGTGGTGAAATTCCCTAAATGGCCCTTTGAAAAGTTTAGAAATGTGAACAGAACTTTGGGTACACAAATGAAAGCTACTGGTGAAGTAATGGCCATTGCTAGAAGTTTTGAAGCTGCATTACTTAAAGCCATTACATCTTTAGAAGGGAACTTTACTGGACTTCGTTTAGCTCAAATGAGTCATTTGACAGAAAGTGAGTTGGAAAGAAAAATAGATGCTTGTGATGATGAAAGAATCTTTGCATTGGCGGAAGCTGTCAGAAGAGGCTACACACTGGAGAAGCTCTTTCGAATGACGCAAATAGATCTGTGGTTTTTACAAGGAATTAAAAATATTATTGAGATAGAAGAGCGGCTAAAAGAAGAAAAGATGAACGAAAGATTGCTCTATGACGCAGAATCGATGGGTTTTGTTGACGAAGAAATTCTTGAGCTGTCAGAAACAAAGGCTTCTGAACTCAAAAAATTGCGACAGGATCATGCTATTTTTCCTGTATATAAAATGGTGGATACCTGTAGCGGTGAATTTGAAGCAGCAACACCTTATTATTATTCCTGTTACGAAGAAGAAAATGAGAATAGGATAAGCCATCATAAAAAAGTATTGGTCATTGGTTCAGGGCCAATTCGGATTGGTCAAGGGATTGAGTTTGACTACTGTTGTGTTCATGGTGCTTGGGCAATAAAAGAAGCTGGATATGAATCGATTATGATGAATAATAATCCGGAAACAGTGAGTACGGATTTTGATACCTCTGATAAACTCTACTTTGAAACGCTTCATATTGATGATGTTATGAATGTGGTTCGAGAGGAAAAGCCTGAGGGTGTTATTCTTCAATTGGGAGGACAAACATCTGTTAATTTGGCACCAGAACTATACGCTAGAGGAGTTACTATTCTAGGCACCTCTTTTTTATCAATGGATCTGGCAGAAGATCGGATGAAATGCAACGAATTTCTGTTAAAACATAACATCGGAACGCCAAAAGGAATGTCCGCCGATTCAGAGGAAGAGGCGATCAGAAAAGCTGAAATCTTAGGGTATCCTGTTATTGTAAGACCATCCTATGTTATTGGTGGAAGAGGGATGCAAATTATTGACGGTGAAGATGAAATGAAAGAATACCTGGAAGAGATGCAGCGACTTT is a window encoding:
- a CDS encoding universal stress protein translates to MLVRKVVIAMDFSPASSKLLNCVQELVDNGLEEVVLVHVIDLRIGEDRSIVSIQKETEEKLQAVAEELKKKNITAKISVLGGFAASEIAHIAEKEEASMILIGSIGKSILREIFLGSTTFDLIRMTTTPVLIEKYRKDEDEELQNICISKFQKIVVPVDFSKCSQLVLDEIKEMKSGIDEMILMSVAEHGETREEVERILEDYRTRLEEIAEEFRSLGITVKIKVDVGLPSKLITTTAEQENATLVVMATRGAGLLKSLLLGSTSDAVSRHSKRPVLLIPCGK
- a CDS encoding Veg family protein, translating into MADRNTLGEIKKTIEGYLGKRVTLKANKGRKRIVVREGILEDTYPSIFIVKVFGDFDTDRKVSYSYCDILTETVEITICENNRPIKVS
- the argF gene encoding ornithine carbamoyltransferase, giving the protein MKKQFWTHKGGSLAADSDNRLLEVLQKAKLWKGKSLLTLKNHTPEEIKSLLNLAIELKKQRQLGRHNDLLKGKNIVLLFEKTSTRTRCAFEVAMMQEGGNATFLDMKDSQMGKKESVEDTAKVLGRYYEGIEFRGYHQETVEMLAKHAGVPVWNGLTDEYHPTQILADWMTIMEKLDKPLEEVTFAYVGDARNNMANSLMIGAAKMGMNFRAVSPASLAPDKTLMQEMQEVAMETGAKIQWFENPIEGVKGADVIYTDVWVSMGEEDQFEERIKRLMPYQVNEFLMSKTGNPDTIFMHCLPAFHDTETIIGKEVYDQHGISELEVTDAVFRSEQSVVFDEAENRMHTIKAMLVATMGSSGHF
- the carA gene encoding glutamine-hydrolyzing carbamoyl-phosphate synthase small subunit; translation: MKGTLLFEDGSIYRGKGFGRSGTAVGEMVFNTSITGYQEILTDPSYAGQIVTMTYPLIGNYGVSLRESESEGIYARGMVVKSISRHPSHYSSESTLEHMMQQLGLPGIAEVDTRSITKRIREVGAIKAVISNEEVSEDTLRQLLEGTILEEDWMKKVGVSKPKHILGEGCRVAVLDLGVKANILEALRIRGCDIMLFPYDTSFNEMKSYELDGLLISNGPGNPAEAVKGIELIQQWLEERPIFGICMGHQLLAHAVGGHTFKMKYGHRGGNHGVYDHLKKKAYITSQNHGYVVDTESVIKKGMVITHTNLNDDSLEGMQHEFLPVFSVQFHPEGSPGPQDTDYLFDRFIENMKERKKCL
- the carB gene encoding carbamoyl-phosphate synthase large subunit, with the protein product MPLNKELKKIMILGSGPIMIGQAAEFDYSGTQACKAIKEEGIETVLVNSNPATIMTDVDLADKVYLEPMTKESILQILKKETPDGILAGFGGQTALNIAMELQNDGILQSMGVKLLGVESETIKKAEDREAFKQLLEEIDEPMALSIIATGLDECKAFIKEAGYPVIIRPAYTLGGYGGGIATDDESLIEIAERGMKASPIGQILLEQSVAGWKEIEYEVIRDHQDNCMIVCNMENMDPVGVHTGDSIVIAPSQTLRDREYQMLRKASIKIIRSLKVSGGCNIQFAVNPNSCEYVVIEVNPRVSRSSALASKAVGYPIAKIAAKIAVGYHLNELKNAVTKKSSAFFEPVLDYVVVKFPKWPFEKFRNVNRTLGTQMKATGEVMAIARSFEAALLKAITSLEGNFTGLRLAQMSHLTESELERKIDACDDERIFALAEAVRRGYTLEKLFRMTQIDLWFLQGIKNIIEIEERLKEEKMNERLLYDAESMGFVDEEILELSETKASELKKLRQDHAIFPVYKMVDTCSGEFEAATPYYYSCYEEENENRISHHKKVLVIGSGPIRIGQGIEFDYCCVHGAWAIKEAGYESIMMNNNPETVSTDFDTSDKLYFETLHIDDVMNVVREEKPEGVILQLGGQTSVNLAPELYARGVTILGTSFLSMDLAEDRMKCNEFLLKHNIGTPKGMSADSEEEAIRKAEILGYPVIVRPSYVIGGRGMQIIDGEDEMKEYLEEMQRLSMKYPLFVDQYIRGVEIEVDAVADGENLLIPGIMEHIEKTGVHSGDSISVYPAEKISKVILEKIEKTTKTIVQELGIRGLVNIQYVIKEEDVFVIEINPRASRTVPILSKITDVPMVKLAVKAMLGESLTEMGYGTGILPSRPYYAVKVPVFSAEKISDADMALGPEMKSTGEVLGIDEDYVKALMKGFIASGIHLHETGGIYFSLKDEDKEAGLKLASDYARLGFRCYSANGTSKFLKENGVRCQEIEKESLLKEIQDKRINIIVNTPSGSRKTNSQGHQLRKMGILYKLPTFTTLETAEAFLRVMERKQVGVQLSYRSLREYLKM